One genomic segment of Flagellimonas marinaquae includes these proteins:
- a CDS encoding glycoside hydrolase family 13 protein has translation MKKWMIVLYLAFCNAVIGQIERIEPPYWWTGMKHTKLELLVYGKNINNLEPVFSDDIKIKKVVKVENPNYLFITIDTKAISPGTATLSFKKGRRTVESHPYQFKSRKENSENRKGFDSSDVIYLLMPDRFANGDPSNDSTSNTIEKADRSHKGGRHGGDIKGIIDHLDYIHNLGATAIWSTPLTLDNEKVYSYHGYASSDLYKIDPRYGTNQDFAKLSAELHKRNMKHIMDFVPNHWGLSHWLIQDLPSDDWIHYWEGGENGFKRSNYIQTTQFDPYASKIDAKGNMDGWFDYTMPDMNESNPMLITYLVQNAIWWIEHGDLDGLRVDTYPYNDKQGITDWVTRVMEEYPDFNIMGEIFMHDTAHIAYWQKDSKVGAIQGFNSNLPTVMDFPLHDILSQVFNEDEQNWGNGVFRVYDHLTKDFLYPNINNLLIKMGNHDVNRINEELNGDVDKYKLALTLILTLRGIPQIYYGDEIGMMGSKSEGDGDIRRDFPGGWPGDEQNAFTVHGRTALQNEYFDFTKKLLNWRKGKRSIHFGKTLHYSPVDNVYVYFRYLPGQPKQTVMVVLNNSTKIQTIELDRFSEGLLGSKTAREVISGKTYEIGKSLEIRAKSGLVLELY, from the coding sequence ATGAAAAAGTGGATGATTGTGTTGTATTTGGCTTTTTGCAACGCTGTAATCGGTCAAATAGAACGTATAGAGCCCCCCTACTGGTGGACGGGCATGAAACATACCAAATTGGAGTTATTGGTGTACGGTAAAAACATCAATAATCTAGAACCCGTATTTTCCGATGATATAAAAATCAAAAAAGTGGTAAAGGTTGAAAATCCCAATTATCTTTTTATCACCATCGACACAAAAGCCATATCGCCGGGAACAGCTACGTTATCTTTTAAAAAAGGACGTAGAACTGTAGAATCGCACCCCTACCAATTCAAGTCTCGAAAAGAGAATTCAGAAAACAGAAAAGGCTTCGATTCTTCTGATGTCATCTATCTTTTAATGCCGGACAGATTTGCCAATGGCGACCCTTCCAACGATAGCACGTCAAACACTATTGAAAAAGCCGATAGAAGCCACAAAGGAGGCAGACACGGCGGCGATATAAAGGGAATAATAGATCATTTGGACTACATCCACAATTTGGGAGCAACCGCTATCTGGAGCACTCCCCTTACCCTGGATAACGAAAAAGTTTACTCCTATCATGGATATGCCAGTAGCGACCTGTACAAAATCGACCCCCGTTACGGTACCAACCAAGATTTTGCAAAACTCTCTGCTGAACTGCACAAGAGAAACATGAAACATATTATGGATTTTGTACCTAACCACTGGGGACTGAGCCATTGGTTGATCCAAGATTTACCTTCTGATGATTGGATCCATTACTGGGAAGGTGGGGAAAATGGATTTAAACGAAGTAATTATATACAGACCACCCAGTTTGACCCCTATGCCTCTAAAATTGATGCAAAAGGAAACATGGATGGTTGGTTTGATTATACCATGCCGGACATGAACGAAAGCAATCCCATGTTGATCACTTACCTTGTTCAAAACGCTATATGGTGGATCGAGCATGGGGATTTGGATGGGCTTCGCGTGGACACTTATCCCTATAACGACAAGCAAGGCATTACCGATTGGGTGACCCGGGTTATGGAGGAGTACCCCGATTTTAATATTATGGGAGAAATTTTTATGCACGATACCGCACATATTGCCTATTGGCAAAAAGACAGTAAAGTTGGTGCAATACAAGGATTTAATTCCAATTTGCCCACTGTAATGGATTTCCCCCTGCACGACATCCTATCCCAGGTTTTTAATGAGGACGAACAAAATTGGGGAAACGGGGTATTTCGGGTATATGACCACCTAACCAAGGATTTTCTTTACCCCAACATCAATAATCTTCTAATTAAAATGGGGAACCACGATGTAAACCGGATCAACGAGGAATTGAATGGAGATGTGGATAAATACAAATTGGCCCTTACTTTAATATTGACCCTACGCGGTATTCCCCAAATCTATTATGGGGATGAAATTGGAATGATGGGCAGTAAAAGTGAAGGTGATGGAGATATTCGACGGGATTTTCCCGGAGGATGGCCCGGTGATGAACAAAATGCCTTTACAGTACACGGCAGAACAGCATTGCAAAATGAATATTTCGATTTTACCAAGAAATTATTGAACTGGAGAAAAGGCAAAAGATCGATCCACTTTGGAAAAACACTCCATTATTCACCAGTGGACAATGTTTATGTATACTTTAGATATTTGCCCGGTCAGCCCAAACAAACCGTTATGGTGGTACTGAACAATTCCACCAAAATACAGACCATAGAACTGGATAGGTTTTCAGAAGGACTACTGGGAAGCAAAACGGCCAGGGAAGTTATTTCAGGAAAAACATACGAAATCGGAAAAAGCTTGGAAATTAGGGCAAAATCAGGTTTGGTTTTAGAATTATACTAA